The segment CTTTACGATGTCACCGTCCTCGTAGAGGATATCCGGCTCAAAGTTCGGTGCCTGAGCTGAGAACAGCATGGATGCGCTTGTCTCTTCACTTTTCAAAGATGCGGCATCGTCCTTGTGTATGGCTATGGGTGCGTTACAGAGCTCAGCAACTGGTTTTGCAGCTGCACTGTGATCGAAATGACCATGGGTGAGGATTATCAGTTCTATGTTGGCAGGGTCTGTCAACTCCTCAAGCTTTTCGATAAGCCTGTTAGTGTCCATTCCGGGGTCGATGAGTATCTTTTCATTGATAAGGTATGAATTGGATGCATATGGGGAAGTGTTTATCCTCTGGACTTTCATTATATGTCTCCTTGATTGTATTTGACTTGTTTTCCGTTTTGATCTATCTTAAAGGTCAAATACACTTCTTGTATTTTTAAGGGTTGCCTTTGCAACTTTGTCTTCTTCCATTCCCTGTGCTTCCGCGATCACCGGCAACGTGTCGCGGACAAATGCCGGTTCATTACGTCCTTTTCTTGGAGACAGGTATGGGCTGTCGGTCTCGATCAGTATCCTGTCCAGCGGGACGTTTTCAGCTATGGACCTGTGGTGTTCCGAAAAACATACGATGGTTGGAATTGAGATGTAGTATCCGGCATCTGTTATCATGGCAGCGGTATCCACGGAACCGCCGTAGCAGTGGAAGATGACCTTGTCTAGGTCCCGTACCATGGCAAAACAATCTTCTTCAGCTTCCCTTCCATGGATGACAAGGGGTTTGTCGTAGCTTTCTGCTATTTCAATAACCTTCCGGAAGTACTCTTTCTGGTGTTCCCTCTCCCTGTCCTCTTTATAATAGTGGTAATCAAGACCCGCTTCCCCAATGCCAACACTCTCTGCAGCGTGCTGTTCAAGCTGGAGAAGGATCTCGTCAGCAACCTCATTGCCGTAATGGGAAACAACAAGCGGGCTAAGGCCTATTGTAGGATGAATAAAATCGTATTGTTTTGCAAGTGCGAGTGTTGAGGTGTTGGTCTTCAGGTCGATACCCGAATTGACCATTTCAACAACACCCGAATTGCGTGCTCTTTCAATTACTTCGTCACGGTCACGGTTGAATTTAGGGAAATCCAGGTGACAGTGCGAATCGATGACCTCTTGCATGCCCCTTATGTTTTAAGGAGCATGTTAATAGCTGTTACGAGCGCTTCCACCGAGGCAAGGACAATATCCGCGTTTGCGGCGCGGGCAGTGACTATTCTGCCATTCTTGTCCTGTACACCGATGACTACCTCTGCCAGTGCATCTGCACCGCCGGTCACAGCTTCTATCCTGAAGTCATGTATGCTTACGCTTGATGCGTGTTTTCCGATGAGGGTCTCTACGGCCTTCAGGGCTGCATCAACAGGTCCGACACCTACGTCGGATGTGATGCGCTCGGTTCCGTTGACCAGAGCCTTTACAACAGCAGTAGATGTGGTGATGTTTCCTGTCATCACACTGACTTCCTCGAGGTCGATGACCGGCATTCCTTCCGGCTTGCCAAGGATGTCGAATGCTATTGCATAGAGGTCTGCATCGGTTATGCGTTTACCTTTGTCTGCAAGCACTTTTACCTTATTGATGATCGCATCGAGCTGTTCATCACTAGGATTGATGTTCGCAGATTGGAGTGATCTGAGAACTGCATGTCTGCCTGCATGTTTTCCAAGTACTATTCTTCGTGTGTGACCAACCATTTCCGGTGTCATGATGCCTGGTTCGAAGGTATCGGAGTTCTCAAGGACACCGTGTGTATGTATGCCCGATTCATGGGCAAAGGCGTTCTCTCCGACGACCGGCATGTGTGGCGGGATGGCAACTCCTGTGTAACGTTCTACCATGCGTGCTGTCTCGACGATGTATTCTGTGTTAATGTTCGTCTTTGCACCATAGATAGAATGGAGACTCATCACTGTTTCCGCAAGATCGGCATTCCCTGCACGCTCTCCGAGGCCATTGACCGTTACCTGTGCCTGGCTTGCGCCGGCTTCGATGGCCATGAGGCTGTTTGCTACGGCAAGTCCGAAGTCATTGTGGCAGTGAGTGTCGATAGGTATGTTGATGTCCTTATCCAGTTCACTTATAAGGCGGTACATACCTGAAGGAGCGATCACTCCTACGGTATCAGGGACGTTGATGATGTCACACCCTGCATCCTCTACCGCCTTGTATACGTCGATCAGATAGTCGATATCTGTTCGGGTCGCGTCCATTGCAGAGAACATGCAGCGCATGCCGTGGTCCTTGATGTACTCTACGGCATTGGTCGCCATTTCAATGACTTCTTCACGGCTCTTCTTGATGGTGTGTATCCTCTGGATGTCAGATGTGGAAACGAAGGTGTGTATCATTCCTACGTCTGCCTGGATACAGGCATCAAGGTCCTTTGTGAGGACACGAGCAAGTCCGCACACCTCGGAAGTAAGGCCTGCAGTTGCGATGTTGTGTACGGATTCCATGTCACCTGCAGAGGCTATAGGGAACCCTGCCTCGATAGTATCCACTCCAAGCTTTGAAAGCTGGTGAGCTATCTCTATCTTTTGCTCAGGAGTTAGGGATACACCGGGGGTTTGTTCGCCGTCACGAAGTGTTGTGTCAAAAATGCTTATCTTTCGGTCTCGTATCGGTTTATCGCCGTAAAAAGCGATCCCTCAGTTGTGTAGTTGTATCCATAATAATCGTATATATCTCATGATTAATAGTATAAATAGGGTATGGTGACTTTCAATTTTCAGGTTTTACTTTGTATTTTGTTTTGTATTATAGTGTGGTTACTTTCCTGATCCTAAGTTTAGATCATTGCATTCTGGGAAGTGTCACGGCAAGGTTGGGCGCAGGAAGGTGAGTCAGGGCAATTATGGTGGCCAGTTCTTCGTAGAAGGTGCTTTTTACAGTTCTTCCATTTTAGGGCATTAGATGTCGATTTTTGTCTTTTGTTCCGACTTTATGAAACATGTGTATCTGTGTGATGTTCTAAAAAATTCAATCTCGGTTTTGTGTACATGAGTCGATTTTTTGCTTCACATATATACCCAGATGTCGATTTTTGTCTTTTGTTCCGACTTTATGAAACATGTGTATCTGTGTGATGTTCTAAAAAATTCAATCTCGGTTTTGTGTACATGAGTCGATTTTTTGCTTCACATATATACCCATGTCACACGTTATCACACAACGTATAAATACTAGGCTGATATTGTAGGGGTGCTCACAATGAGCCGGTCGGTGTCGATTCTGACACGATCTGTTTGTGAGTTTGAAAAACGTTGTACATTCATCATGTATATTGTCACATTCTCCAAAAATGTGTCAGCTCCTTCCCATTCGGAAGGTATATATACGATGGAATGTATCTAGGGAATCCCGCACAACGTGCGTGGAATTCAATCACCTCCAAATCAAAATCATTGGTGGAGACCGGAGCTTTTCCGGTCTGACGTTGAAAGTGGCAGTTCGGTTAATTCTGACTGATAGTGATATTATCTATCAAAAGAAATAACCAACTATTGTGCATAGAAAACAACTCTCTAATTAAATAGAGTTCTTTTCCGACAATTCTTAGTTAACTTCCAAATTTTGTGTGCTTTAACAAATAACTCTGGTTGATCCTGCCAGAGGTTACTGCTATCGGTGTTCGACTAAGCCATGCGAGTTAAATGTTCTTCGTGAACATAGCGAACTGCTCAGTAACACGTGGATAACCTGCCCTTAGGTTCGGCATAACTCCGGGAAACTGGTGATAATTCCGAATAAACCATTCATGCTGGAATGCTTTTTGGTTCAAAGACTTCGGTTGCCTAAGGATGGATCTGCGGTCTATCAGGTAGTAGTGGGTGTAATGTACCTACTAGCCTACGACGGATATGGGTTGTGAGAGCAAGAGCCCAGAGATGGATTCTGAGACATGAATCCAGGCCCTACGGGGCGCAGCAGGCGCGAAAACTTTACAATGCGGGAAACCGCGATAAGGGGACACCGAGTGCCAGCATATTATGTTGGCTGTCCACATGTGTAAACGGCATGTGTTAGCAAGGGCCGGGCAAGACCGGTGCCAGCCGCCGCGGTAACACCGGCGGCCCGAGTGGTAATCACTTTTATTGGGTCTAAAGGGTCCGTAGCCGGTTTGATCAGTTCTTCGGGAAATCTGACAGCTCAACTGTTAGGCTTCCGGGGAATACTGTCAGACTTGGGACCGGGAGAGGTAAGAGGTACTACAGGGGTAGGAGTGAAATCTTGTAATCCCTGTGGGACCACCAGTGGCGAAGGCGTCTTACCAGAACGGGTCCGACGGTGAGGGACGAAAGCTGGGGGCACGAACCGGATTAGATACCCGGGTAGTCCCAGCCGTAAACGATGTTCGCTAGGTGTCAGGGACGGTGCGACCGTTTCTGGTGCCGCAGGGAAGCCGTGAAGCGAACCACCTGGGAAGTACGGCCGCAAGGCTGAAACTTAAAGGAATTGGCGGGGGAGCACTACAACGGGTGGAGCCTGCGGTTTAATTGGACTCAACGCCGGAAAACTCACCGGGGGCGACAGCAAGATGTAGGTCAGGCTAAAGACCTTACCTGAATCGCTGAGAGGAGGTGCATGGCCGTCGTCAGTTCGTACTGTGAAGCATCCTGTTAAGTCAGGCAACGAGCGAGACCCGTGCCCACTGTTGCCAGCATGTCCTTCGGGATGATGGGTACTCTGTGGGGACCGCTGGTGCTAAACCAGAGGAAGGTGCGGGCTACGGTAGGTCAGTATGCCCCGAATCTCCCGGGCTACACGCGGGCTACAATGGCTGGGACAATGGGTTCCTACACCGAAAGGTGATGGTAATCTCCCAAACCCAGCCGTAGTTCGAATTGAGGACTGTAACTCGTCCTCATGAAGCTGGAATCCGTAGTAATCGCGTTTCAACATAGCGCGGTGAATACGTCCCTGCTCCTTGCACACACCGCCCGTCAAACCACCCGAGTGAGGTATGGGTGAGGGCACGGATTTGTGCCGTGTTCGAACCTAAATTTCGCAAGGGGGGTTAAGTCGTAACAAGGTAGCCGTAGGGGAATCTGCGGCTGGATCACCTCCTAAGCAAGATCCGCACAAAGCGGATCACCGCTATCAGTCAGAAATCGATAAACTGCCACTCTCAACAAACCACTTTCAATGAAACAAGATTTCGCTGGAATAAATGAACGCGGGCTTGTAGATCAGTTGGAAGATCGTCGCCTTTGCAAGGCGAAGGCCCTGGGTTCGAATCCCAGCAAGTCCATTGGATCAATTACGATTCACAAATCATCAAGTGCACCGAGCAAGTAATATTGCTTGGGAAGGATGGATGTGCCCATTCCCCGACTTTGGGCATTATGAGATCATGTATATATTACATATCAGACGCTCACTGGACAAAGTGAGATGGACTCTGGTAATTATGCCGTCAGGTGGATGGCTCGGCTCAAGCGCTGATGAAGGACGTGCCAAGCTGCGATAAGCTCAGGGTAGACGCATGGAATCTATGAACCTGAGATTTCCTAATGAGACCTCTTAGCACATTTGTGCTGATCAGTCATGATCGGGAACGCCCCGAATTGAAACATCTTAGTAGGGGCAGGAAGAGAAATCGAAGAGATGCCGTTAGTAATGGCGAATGAACCCGGCAAAGTTCAAACTGAATCCCTCCAGTAATGTGAGGGAGATGTGGTGTTACAGGACTTTCTAAGGCTCCGACCTTTTCTTAGCTGAACTTTTCTGGAACGTTAGACCATAGAGTGTGACAGTCACGTAAGCAAAGAAAAGAGGATCTGGAAATGTTCCTGAGTAGCGTGTGTTGGAAATCACGCGTGAATTTGGGAGGCACCAACTTCCAAAACTAAATACGTCTTGAGACCGATAGCGAAGTAGTAGGGTGACCGAAAACTGAAAAGTACCCCCAAAAGGGAGGTTAAAAGTGCCTGAAACCTGATGGTGATGGAGCGATATGGCATGAAAGGAACTTTAGTTCGAAGGAATCAACCGCGAGGTTGTAGTACGAGTACTAATGCCGATGTCATATCATACGTTTTGAAGAACGGGCCAGGGAGTATATCTAAGTGGCGAAGGCTAACCTTTTATCTGGGAAGCCGAAGCGAAAGCAACATGCGTGCAACCCTCACGGGTGAGACGCGGCGTATACAAGTGCGTGGAGTCACTAAGTTATGACCCGAAGCCGGGTGATCTAGGCGTGGGCAGGTTGAAGCGTGGCGAAAGCTACGTGGAGGACCGCAAGCGGTATTGATCTGCAAATCATTCGTGTGACCTGCGTCTCGGAGTGAAAGGCTAATCTAACCCGGCATCAGCTGGTTCCTTCCAAAACATGTCGTAGCATGACCTAACTGGAGATAGTCGGTGGAGTAGAGCACTGATTGATGGTCCCGGGGAAGAAATTCCTCAGCCGTTTGTCAAACTCCGAACCCACCGTCGTCGTAGAAGGTTGGAGTCCGGGCTACTGGGGTAAGCTTGTAGTCCGTAAGGGAGACAACCCAGCCCGTGGTTAAGGTCCCTAAGTGTCGACTAAGTGTTAATACTAAAGGGCGTCCCAAGCCCTAGACAGCTGGAAGGTTAGCTTAGAAGCAGCTATCCTTTAAAGAGTGCGTAACAGCCCACCAGTCGAGGTTTGGGGCCCCGAAAATGGACGGGGCTCAAGTCGACCACCGATACCACGGAGTACCGAAAGGTAATCTTGTAGGAAGGCGTTGCGTTCGGGCAGAAGCAGGGCTGTGAAGTCCTGTGGACCGTGCGGAAACGAAAATCCTGGTAATAGTAACAGCATAGTCAGGTGAGAATCCTGACCGCCGAAGGGGCTAGGTTTCCTCGGCAATGATCGTCAGCCGAGGGTTAGTCGGTCCTAAGTTGTACCGTAATTCGAGTACATCAAAAGGGAAACAGGTTAATATTCCTGTACCATTTAATAATAAAACTGACGTTTCGGGGCAGGCTGAGCGGCGCCGTCGCGCCGTCTAAGCATCGAATCCTGTGGAGAGCCGTAATGGCGAGAAGCAGGCGAATATGTAATGGCGAAAGTCAGCTGCACCCTGGAACCCGTGAAAAGGGAGTTAAATGTC is part of the Methanococcoides methylutens MM1 genome and harbors:
- a CDS encoding TatD family hydrolase, coding for MQEVIDSHCHLDFPKFNRDRDEVIERARNSGVVEMVNSGIDLKTNTSTLALAKQYDFIHPTIGLSPLVVSHYGNEVADEILLQLEQHAAESVGIGEAGLDYHYYKEDREREHQKEYFRKVIEIAESYDKPLVIHGREAEEDCFAMVRDLDKVIFHCYGGSVDTAAMITDAGYYISIPTIVCFSEHHRSIAENVPLDRILIETDSPYLSPRKGRNEPAFVRDTLPVIAEAQGMEEDKVAKATLKNTRSVFDL
- a CDS encoding MBL fold metallo-hydrolase, yielding MKVQRINTSPYASNSYLINEKILIDPGMDTNRLIEKLEELTDPANIELIILTHGHFDHSAAAKPVAELCNAPIAIHKDDAASLKSEETSASMLFSAQAPNFEPDILYEDGDIVKIDDIEALQVIHTPGHTPGGISLYEPYSKGLFSGDTVFPNGGIGRTDFAGGSMEDLSASIEKLTKLDVITIYPGHGPVTSDDANKQIRLSLQMSRSFR
- a CDS encoding 2-isopropylmalate synthase; the encoded protein is MRDRKISIFDTTLRDGEQTPGVSLTPEQKIEIAHQLSKLGVDTIEAGFPIASAGDMESVHNIATAGLTSEVCGLARVLTKDLDACIQADVGMIHTFVSTSDIQRIHTIKKSREEVIEMATNAVEYIKDHGMRCMFSAMDATRTDIDYLIDVYKAVEDAGCDIINVPDTVGVIAPSGMYRLISELDKDINIPIDTHCHNDFGLAVANSLMAIEAGASQAQVTVNGLGERAGNADLAETVMSLHSIYGAKTNINTEYIVETARMVERYTGVAIPPHMPVVGENAFAHESGIHTHGVLENSDTFEPGIMTPEMVGHTRRIVLGKHAGRHAVLRSLQSANINPSDEQLDAIINKVKVLADKGKRITDADLYAIAFDILGKPEGMPVIDLEEVSVMTGNITTSTAVVKALVNGTERITSDVGVGPVDAALKAVETLIGKHASSVSIHDFRIEAVTGGADALAEVVIGVQDKNGRIVTARAANADIVLASVEALVTAINMLLKT